The following coding sequences lie in one Pontibacter sp. G13 genomic window:
- a CDS encoding FG-GAP-like repeat-containing protein produces the protein MRPTINSKYISACLLLAILGTFSPLNGTLVSTEHAPLVPEICGNGIDDDGNGLTDELDPACGNLAIWLKADEGVETSGGSTPANGGSVAIWRDQSGNGHDAAISSAGDEPTYRSTGNHGQPTLDFDGTDRLSISNEVVLDSGYTIFAIVNVASESISKPFFSNRNSRSQFLYLGVTNNKSFALHAGPNNLLVGSQYWGANQDVLVVYTVDDASRAFFTMDEADGSLNGNNWENAGKEPPHIGFDSPSGQKWEGDISEILVYDRNLSCDERKEVSYYLAQKYGLTFDGYDESTNGSNGIANDIQGIQNKGTAYDNIDSIYSGGVIIEDAGFLFQAGDQIFIAHNAESDGNADVPTGLERRLIRTWWADYESCNNSSGNIDLTFDLNFLAGVNETISPNGYRIILSNSLNFAGGTLLSTVPSVSGNTVTFNIPAQTLDEKYFTIGTSNDSASPLTSSVAIVEICGNGSDDDNNNLADAIDPQCATVSAWFKADHGVEKSGGLTAGIGESVVKWRDYSGNENHALIESAGQEPVFTNVEGNQALTFDNSDRLKLTFDPNLTAGYTIFAVVSRTAGAGLKPWFSNRNNLGQNLYAGNVNEKTYVYQAGDNAGLAGETVWGDDENVIISFTGTASGRTLHFNGSSDNSITGNQWLNAGNTDAYLGFDPYTSESWEGSISEIIIYEQVLDCEQRKEVEFYLTNKYSKTTDHFDETSTGSNGLTEDLGGILDRGKVESDVTTTAIGSLTLTDVSFLTNAGDALYMAHNNQTGKSALHMPEALQYRIMTAWYADYSSCAGSGGEITLVFDLDELIPGENSDTMPGFKLLLASESDFSDVTLVETPYTLNAGQLTYTLNVLALQDKFISVGVTTEDVGSAPIPEICNNGIDDDNDGLIDCYDPDCIGNANCPDRDGDGIPDPLDLDMDGDGVANEAEGTDDPDGDGFTNQEDIDSDGDGIPDFVEAQSSGNFKALSGKDVNNNGWDDAFDIYVGGVPPLCVDTDLDGTPDMYDTNSDQDTETDFIEAWDSNNDGSANTSPSLADVDQDGLDDAFDQDLASWDATNGQTPNSFPAHDGGTDRDWRIQPSSYNALPGGHLSNFVDGETNWYTFTQDKVRYRPATIQLSSPNPTVDGIAKTVTWTLNVKNASGSSTMDNAWFHIKTPSGAVEILSVTETDGTPVDLAGDIYPVGFVGKSKTKQYYVTASYGNCSPDYIEVYSGFECSGYPVSFESFTCPYTQSELHVEPKPAELQVRISGATIGGACSNTVEVTVELASVKQTHVDNIELTVSLPGSGSIDLQANSTQLKYPLSDSYEILRDPLVRQNTFQIKLMESDSTLKADGLPGVLDLSNNRAMVKFTMDLGSDFQPGEYVLVSTASTEPCGKDLPEINLIYDPSVQFDKNTISGLSDQALKAWSVMWADANGDGYEDAFFPNFDLSGGSYLFLNQQDGTFTQATTNIDFSNSRGAAAGASWADFDNDGDLDVYISNDVQAVNELFLNQGNGTFVKTQAGDATTYSGYCHNAVWVDYDKDGLLDLYSTDYFPTRFNQLFHNEGDGTFKAVGGTPVTDEAAFSMGATWSDYDCDGLPDLFVPNGGNADNSLYHNEGNGQFAKITLGHIVSDGGTSTGSSWGDYDNDGDPDLYVTNAANQRNFFYRNNGNGSFTKDTSLQITKIAANSHGSAWGDLNNDGWLDLFVANNANQTNQLYINDGQGDFSLMENPITEDEENSMAGAFADYDNDGDLDLLVANLDQAPSFYVNSRGGCNSYLCFKLTGTVSNRSAIGAKIRVKANLGDTTVWQMREVSAQSGGTSAQSQINPLFGLGNATQADSIIIEWPSGYTQYLTNIPVDDCVEETEPDGFRLCGTIYHDANGNCSQDGNERGIPNILVKIMPGEKYVTTDENGDFSVYRNIGTYTIEPVLGEDWAITTSCASSHTATINAGDEDNPENCSYNFAITPDCDGPNLSLGLASTARSFGNRNMVQVSYGNRGTQTAYNVTLAVVFDQLLIPLSANIPWSSTIAGDTTRTYYWTLDSIPAGQTRTILVTDSISTAAQVGDVSKTEAYYSGIEDDCDTTDNARTLFTEITVPYDPNDKLVSPDGSVLAKDELNYTIRFQNVGTEVARHVVIRDTLSEWLDLEHFQITGSSHPYLMSLSEDRVLKLEFLNIMLVDSVANEPESHGYVQYTVKPQTGTPTGVVITNRAAIQFDNTEPIITNTTRNAVANTLALGRDNQLELTANPNPLTSTTTFQILAKDQGDIRVPFQSLTIMMPSGSEVLSFNQLNVSEITIAKQDLAPGVYLVRAIDIHGFSHAMKLLVGE, from the coding sequence ATGAGACCGACTATCAATAGCAAATACATATCAGCCTGCCTGCTCTTGGCGATTTTGGGGACCTTCTCCCCGCTCAATGGAACTTTGGTATCCACCGAACACGCTCCACTTGTCCCGGAAATTTGCGGCAATGGAATCGACGACGATGGCAATGGTCTGACCGATGAGTTGGACCCTGCTTGCGGAAACCTCGCTATCTGGCTGAAAGCCGATGAAGGAGTCGAAACCTCTGGAGGCTCCACTCCAGCCAATGGAGGTTCTGTTGCGATCTGGCGGGACCAATCCGGAAATGGCCATGATGCCGCCATTTCCAGCGCTGGAGATGAACCGACCTACCGGAGCACTGGAAATCATGGTCAGCCGACCCTAGATTTCGACGGGACGGATCGGCTTTCCATTTCCAATGAGGTCGTCTTGGACAGTGGCTATACCATCTTCGCCATTGTCAATGTCGCAAGCGAGTCCATCAGCAAGCCTTTCTTCTCCAATCGTAACTCAAGGTCCCAGTTTCTCTATCTCGGGGTCACCAACAACAAGTCCTTTGCACTCCATGCTGGCCCCAACAACCTACTGGTGGGCAGTCAATATTGGGGAGCCAATCAAGATGTATTGGTGGTGTACACGGTAGATGATGCCTCTCGGGCATTCTTCACGATGGATGAAGCAGATGGCAGCTTAAACGGCAACAACTGGGAGAATGCCGGGAAAGAGCCTCCACATATCGGATTTGATAGCCCATCCGGCCAAAAATGGGAGGGGGACATCTCCGAAATCTTGGTCTATGACCGGAATCTCTCCTGCGATGAGCGAAAGGAAGTTTCCTATTACCTAGCGCAGAAATATGGGTTGACCTTCGATGGCTACGACGAATCTACCAACGGTTCCAATGGAATCGCCAATGACATTCAGGGTATCCAAAACAAGGGAACTGCCTACGACAACATAGATTCCATCTATTCAGGTGGGGTCATCATCGAAGATGCAGGGTTTCTGTTTCAAGCAGGTGACCAAATCTTCATTGCACACAATGCCGAATCAGACGGCAATGCCGATGTTCCTACAGGGCTTGAGCGCCGATTGATCAGGACTTGGTGGGCTGACTATGAATCCTGCAACAACTCCAGCGGGAATATCGACCTCACATTTGACCTCAATTTCCTAGCCGGAGTGAACGAAACCATCAGTCCAAATGGATACCGGATAATCCTCTCCAATAGCCTGAATTTCGCCGGCGGAACGCTCCTGTCCACAGTTCCTTCTGTCTCGGGCAATACGGTTACCTTCAACATTCCGGCGCAGACCTTGGATGAAAAATACTTCACCATTGGTACCTCCAATGATTCTGCCAGCCCCTTGACCAGTAGCGTGGCCATTGTGGAGATTTGCGGGAATGGCTCCGATGATGACAACAACAACTTGGCCGACGCCATCGACCCTCAGTGCGCCACCGTTTCTGCCTGGTTCAAAGCAGATCATGGGGTAGAGAAATCTGGAGGCCTCACAGCCGGAATTGGTGAATCTGTAGTGAAATGGCGCGACTACAGCGGTAACGAAAACCACGCCCTGATCGAATCGGCAGGACAAGAACCCGTCTTCACAAATGTGGAAGGCAACCAAGCTTTGACCTTTGACAATAGTGATCGATTGAAGCTGACCTTTGATCCCAATCTGACCGCGGGATACACCATTTTTGCAGTGGTTTCCCGGACAGCGGGCGCGGGATTGAAGCCTTGGTTCTCCAACCGTAACAACCTCGGACAGAACCTCTACGCAGGGAACGTCAATGAAAAAACCTATGTCTATCAAGCGGGCGACAATGCCGGATTGGCAGGAGAAACCGTCTGGGGAGATGATGAGAATGTCATCATTTCCTTTACAGGTACGGCTTCGGGAAGAACCCTCCACTTCAACGGAAGCTCGGACAATAGCATCACAGGCAATCAATGGTTGAATGCAGGAAACACGGATGCCTATCTAGGGTTTGACCCATACACCTCCGAATCTTGGGAAGGCTCCATCTCGGAGATCATTATTTACGAACAGGTGCTTGACTGCGAACAACGCAAAGAGGTTGAATTTTACCTGACCAACAAGTACAGCAAGACTACCGATCACTTTGATGAGACCTCGACTGGGTCCAATGGCCTCACGGAGGATCTTGGAGGAATCCTAGATCGCGGGAAGGTCGAAAGCGATGTAACCACTACTGCCATTGGCTCACTGACATTGACAGATGTCAGCTTTCTCACCAATGCAGGAGATGCCCTGTACATGGCACACAATAATCAGACAGGGAAATCTGCCCTGCACATGCCCGAGGCCCTGCAATACCGAATCATGACTGCTTGGTATGCGGACTATTCCAGCTGTGCCGGATCAGGTGGCGAGATCACGTTGGTGTTTGATTTGGATGAATTGATCCCAGGAGAGAATTCAGACACCATGCCCGGATTCAAGCTATTGCTCGCTTCAGAATCAGATTTTTCCGATGTCACCTTGGTGGAGACTCCATACACCCTCAATGCAGGCCAATTGACCTACACGCTCAATGTCTTGGCGTTGCAGGACAAATTCATATCCGTAGGCGTCACCACAGAAGATGTCGGCTCTGCTCCTATTCCAGAGATCTGCAACAATGGCATTGATGATGACAACGATGGGCTCATAGACTGCTACGATCCAGACTGTATCGGAAACGCCAATTGCCCAGATCGTGATGGAGATGGCATCCCTGATCCATTGGACTTGGATATGGATGGCGATGGAGTAGCCAATGAAGCCGAGGGTACGGACGATCCAGATGGGGACGGATTCACCAATCAGGAGGATATCGACTCGGATGGGGATGGAATTCCTGATTTTGTAGAAGCACAATCTTCAGGGAACTTCAAGGCCCTATCCGGCAAAGATGTCAACAACAATGGGTGGGATGATGCCTTCGACATTTACGTAGGTGGGGTACCTCCCCTGTGTGTGGACACCGATCTGGATGGAACCCCAGACATGTATGACACCAATTCGGATCAGGATACCGAGACTGACTTCATTGAGGCTTGGGACTCCAACAACGATGGCAGTGCCAACACCAGCCCCTCCTTGGCTGACGTCGATCAGGACGGCTTGGATGATGCATTTGATCAGGATTTGGCCAGTTGGGACGCTACCAACGGTCAAACCCCCAATTCTTTCCCGGCACATGATGGGGGAACGGATCGCGACTGGCGGATTCAGCCATCATCCTACAACGCATTGCCGGGAGGACATCTGAGCAATTTTGTAGATGGTGAGACCAACTGGTACACATTTACCCAAGACAAAGTCCGCTATCGTCCAGCGACGATTCAGCTTTCTTCACCGAATCCCACAGTAGACGGAATCGCCAAGACCGTCACGTGGACCTTGAACGTCAAAAACGCTAGCGGATCTTCGACCATGGATAATGCTTGGTTCCATATCAAGACTCCCTCTGGTGCAGTGGAAATCCTCTCGGTAACGGAGACGGATGGAACGCCTGTAGATTTGGCGGGAGACATCTATCCCGTTGGATTCGTAGGAAAAAGCAAGACCAAGCAATACTACGTTACAGCCAGTTACGGCAACTGCTCTCCTGACTATATCGAGGTCTATAGCGGCTTCGAATGTTCTGGATATCCCGTGTCATTTGAAAGCTTCACTTGCCCATACACGCAATCGGAACTTCATGTAGAGCCTAAGCCTGCCGAGCTGCAAGTGCGAATTTCAGGAGCCACAATAGGAGGGGCTTGTTCCAATACCGTGGAAGTAACGGTAGAACTGGCCAGTGTCAAACAGACCCATGTGGACAATATCGAGCTGACGGTCAGCTTGCCCGGATCAGGCTCTATCGATCTACAGGCCAATAGCACTCAACTAAAATATCCCCTGAGCGATTCGTACGAAATCCTCAGAGATCCACTCGTGCGCCAAAACACCTTCCAGATCAAATTGATGGAGTCCGACAGTACGCTCAAAGCGGATGGCCTCCCCGGTGTATTGGACCTCTCGAACAACCGAGCGATGGTCAAATTCACGATGGATCTGGGATCGGATTTCCAGCCGGGTGAATATGTCTTGGTTTCGACCGCCTCCACGGAGCCTTGTGGCAAGGATTTGCCTGAAATCAACTTGATCTACGACCCTAGCGTCCAGTTCGACAAAAACACCATATCAGGCCTGAGTGATCAGGCGCTCAAAGCATGGAGTGTCATGTGGGCCGATGCAAACGGAGATGGCTATGAAGACGCCTTCTTCCCCAATTTCGACCTATCAGGAGGGAGCTATCTCTTCCTAAACCAGCAAGATGGTACATTCACCCAAGCCACCACGAATATCGATTTCAGCAATTCACGTGGTGCAGCTGCAGGGGCTTCTTGGGCAGATTTCGACAATGACGGTGACTTGGATGTGTACATTTCCAATGATGTCCAGGCGGTGAACGAGCTCTTCCTAAACCAAGGAAATGGCACATTTGTCAAAACCCAAGCAGGGGATGCGACTACCTACAGTGGCTATTGCCACAATGCCGTATGGGTCGATTATGACAAAGACGGTTTGCTGGACCTTTACTCCACCGATTACTTCCCGACGAGATTCAACCAGCTCTTCCACAATGAAGGGGACGGAACCTTCAAGGCGGTTGGTGGAACTCCCGTTACGGATGAAGCAGCATTCTCTATGGGTGCAACCTGGAGCGATTACGATTGCGATGGTTTGCCAGACCTCTTCGTGCCAAATGGCGGAAACGCGGACAACTCCCTATATCACAATGAAGGAAATGGACAATTTGCCAAAATCACCCTCGGACATATTGTCTCAGACGGAGGAACCTCTACGGGATCAAGCTGGGGAGACTACGACAATGATGGAGATCCAGACTTGTATGTGACCAATGCCGCCAACCAGCGCAACTTCTTCTACCGCAACAACGGCAATGGAAGCTTCACCAAGGATACCTCGCTCCAGATCACCAAAATTGCCGCCAACTCGCATGGTAGTGCTTGGGGCGATCTGAACAACGACGGATGGTTGGATCTGTTTGTGGCCAATAACGCCAATCAGACAAATCAACTCTACATCAATGACGGTCAAGGAGATTTCAGTCTGATGGAAAACCCCATCACTGAAGATGAGGAGAACTCTATGGCGGGGGCATTCGCAGACTATGACAATGACGGCGACTTGGATCTCTTGGTAGCCAACCTAGACCAAGCTCCTTCCTTCTACGTCAACAGCCGAGGCGGATGTAACAGCTATCTCTGTTTCAAATTGACGGGAACCGTATCCAACCGGTCTGCCATTGGTGCAAAAATTCGCGTGAAGGCCAATTTAGGTGATACCACCGTTTGGCAAATGCGTGAGGTAAGCGCCCAGTCAGGAGGTACCTCTGCCCAAAGCCAGATCAACCCCCTATTTGGCCTTGGCAATGCCACTCAGGCAGACTCTATCATCATCGAGTGGCCATCCGGATATACCCAATATCTCACCAATATCCCGGTAGACGATTGTGTCGAAGAAACCGAACCTGATGGGTTTAGGCTCTGTGGAACCATCTACCATGATGCCAACGGAAACTGTAGCCAAGACGGCAATGAACGAGGAATCCCGAACATCTTGGTAAAGATCATGCCGGGCGAGAAATATGTGACGACCGATGAAAATGGTGATTTCTCGGTCTACAGAAACATCGGCACCTACACGATCGAGCCTGTGTTGGGTGAAGACTGGGCCATCACGACCAGCTGTGCATCATCGCATACAGCCACGATCAACGCCGGGGATGAAGACAATCCCGAGAATTGTTCCTACAACTTTGCGATCACGCCTGATTGCGATGGACCGAATCTTTCGCTAGGTCTGGCTTCTACAGCACGATCATTTGGCAACCGGAACATGGTTCAGGTATCGTACGGAAACCGAGGCACTCAAACCGCCTACAATGTGACGCTTGCAGTGGTATTTGACCAATTGCTCATCCCACTGTCTGCCAATATCCCGTGGTCGAGCACCATCGCCGGAGACACCACGAGGACCTATTACTGGACGTTGGATTCCATCCCTGCAGGACAGACACGCACCATCTTGGTGACTGACTCCATTTCGACCGCTGCACAGGTGGGGGATGTTTCCAAGACCGAGGCCTACTACTCAGGAATTGAGGATGATTGCGATACCACGGACAATGCCCGGACCTTGTTTACCGAGATTACGGTACCATACGATCCAAATGACAAGCTTGTATCTCCTGATGGTTCGGTGCTTGCCAAGGACGAACTCAACTACACCATTCGATTCCAGAATGTGGGAACCGAGGTGGCCAGACATGTGGTCATCCGCGATACCTTGTCGGAGTGGTTGGATCTCGAACACTTCCAAATCACCGGAAGTAGCCACCCATACTTGATGTCTTTGAGTGAAGATCGGGTGTTGAAACTCGAGTTCCTGAACATCATGCTTGTGGATTCTGTGGCCAATGAGCCGGAGAGTCATGGATATGTCCAATACACGGTCAAACCTCAGACGGGCACTCCGACGGGCGTGGTCATCACCAACCGGGCGGCCATCCAATTTGACAATACGGAGCCGATCATCACCAATACCACCCGAAACGCAGTCGCCAACACCTTGGCACTTGGACGGGACAATCAATTGGAATTGACAGCGAATCCGAACCCGCTCACCTCCACGACCACCTTTCAGATCTTGGCCAAGGATCAAGGAGACATTCGGGTACCATTCCAATCGCTGACGATCATGATGCCTTCCGGCTCGGAAGTCCTTTCATTCAATCAACTGAATGTTTCGGAGATCACGATTGCCAAGCAAGATCTCGCCCCCGGGGTCTACCTCGTGAGAGCGATCGACATCCACGGATTCAGCCACGCCATGAAACTTCTGGTAGGCGAATAA
- a CDS encoding OmpA family protein: MAINLLDIASGLFNRDSVRMISNFLGESETNTQSALSGILPAVLGGITSQASNKTGLNNLFNILSKPENNGDMLDSLSGVFSNGKNLQQMIAGGGPAVKSIFGDNLGNVVNFLSNDSGVSKSGITSLASIATPLMTNILGREQKKHGFDVAALGSLLSGQGKFLKSALPAGLAGAMGISNMDNMFGGLQDSISGFAQSASDTTREAANTVADAGRRAADTGRRAVDSTKEAIENTSKNSGSWTRRVLPALALLLVGTVLYTMFKGDADNAAQRTESAIKGTAQDIGNAASKAASATGEAIGNAADATGEAIANTAEAAKDAITSIKLPDGSDFSFKPGSFEGNMYNFLSGEDKEINQVFTFDNIEFETGSASLTGNSASQIEHLAKLMDNYPDVNIRVEGHTDNTGGTDSNLQLSESRAESVKNQLVQDGVSADRISTKGYGESQPIATNDTPEGRDQNRRINIRVTQY; the protein is encoded by the coding sequence ATGGCAATCAACCTTTTGGATATCGCAAGTGGGTTGTTCAACCGGGATTCGGTCCGAATGATCAGTAACTTTCTCGGTGAAAGTGAAACAAACACCCAATCCGCCCTCTCCGGCATCCTTCCGGCGGTTTTGGGAGGAATAACGTCTCAGGCTTCGAATAAGACAGGCCTGAACAATCTGTTCAATATTCTCAGCAAACCGGAAAACAACGGGGATATGCTAGATTCCCTCAGTGGAGTCTTCAGCAATGGGAAAAATCTACAGCAAATGATCGCTGGCGGAGGCCCAGCCGTAAAATCAATTTTTGGTGACAATCTGGGGAATGTAGTAAACTTTCTCTCGAATGATTCCGGTGTATCCAAAAGCGGAATCACCAGCCTCGCCTCCATTGCAACGCCCCTAATGACCAACATTCTGGGACGTGAGCAGAAGAAACATGGATTTGACGTTGCGGCATTGGGAAGTTTACTTTCCGGCCAAGGGAAATTCCTCAAATCAGCGCTCCCGGCCGGACTAGCTGGAGCGATGGGAATCTCCAACATGGACAATATGTTCGGTGGGCTTCAGGATAGTATCAGCGGATTCGCGCAATCAGCTTCGGATACAACCAGAGAAGCAGCCAATACTGTCGCGGATGCTGGGCGCCGGGCTGCGGATACAGGACGTAGAGCAGTGGATAGCACCAAAGAAGCCATTGAAAATACATCCAAGAACTCAGGCTCATGGACTCGGAGGGTGCTACCCGCATTGGCATTGTTGCTGGTGGGAACTGTGCTCTATACGATGTTCAAAGGTGATGCAGATAATGCCGCACAGCGTACAGAATCCGCAATCAAAGGAACTGCTCAAGACATTGGCAATGCAGCTTCCAAAGCTGCATCAGCTACAGGCGAAGCAATTGGAAATGCCGCAGATGCCACAGGTGAAGCGATCGCCAACACAGCAGAGGCAGCCAAGGACGCCATCACCTCCATCAAGCTGCCAGACGGTTCTGACTTTTCCTTTAAGCCGGGTTCATTCGAAGGAAATATGTACAATTTCCTCTCCGGCGAAGACAAGGAAATCAACCAAGTCTTCACGTTCGACAATATTGAATTTGAGACAGGTTCAGCCAGTCTGACCGGAAACTCAGCCAGTCAGATCGAGCATTTGGCCAAACTGATGGACAACTATCCAGACGTCAACATTCGGGTCGAAGGGCACACCGACAACACCGGCGGAACAGATAGCAACCTCCAGCTCTCAGAATCCCGTGCCGAAAGCGTGAAGAATCAATTGGTTCAAGACGGTGTATCTGCCGATCGGATCAGCACCAAAGGCTACGGCGAATCCCAACCGATCGCTACGAACGACACCCCTGAAGGTCGCGACCAAAACCGCAGAATCAACATCCGCGTGACACAATATTAG
- a CDS encoding bifunctional alpha/beta hydrolase/OsmC family protein, whose translation MRTQTLQIPNRNGLNLSAQMDLPLKERPRAYAIFAHCFTCGKNLRAEKTISLSLTQSGFAVIRFDFAGVGESEGEFYETNFSTQIADILDVANFLSTHYEAPQLLVGHSLGGAGVLLASEQLPSVRAVATIGAPSNPEHVKHLFGSMQALIEQEGEAQVLIAGRPFVIQRHFLRDLESHDVAATLTKLKKSLLIVHSPQDQIVGIDNARKIYEMARHPKSFLSLDGGDHLMGRKADAEYVGSVVAAWSSRYLELADSDPVLTDQQAVARIGKTGYTTEIRMGSHTLWADEPKSVGGDDLGPSPYDLLLAALGACTGMTLRMYADRKKWPLEEVVVHLNHEKRYPEDMALSEERPQKLDHIFKRLEFLGDLSDEQRARLKEIAERCPVNRTLNQPVVIDSELGGDQEG comes from the coding sequence ATGCGCACTCAAACTCTTCAAATTCCCAATCGAAACGGGCTGAACCTTTCTGCCCAGATGGATTTACCCCTCAAAGAACGGCCGAGAGCTTATGCCATCTTTGCCCACTGCTTTACTTGTGGCAAAAACCTTCGAGCCGAAAAAACCATCAGTTTGTCTCTCACTCAGTCGGGATTTGCTGTGATTCGGTTCGATTTTGCTGGGGTAGGGGAAAGTGAAGGAGAATTCTATGAAACCAACTTTTCCACCCAGATTGCCGACATTTTGGATGTGGCAAACTTTCTGTCCACGCATTATGAAGCACCTCAACTTCTTGTAGGGCATTCGCTCGGAGGAGCTGGCGTACTATTGGCCTCTGAACAATTGCCGTCAGTCAGGGCAGTGGCAACGATCGGTGCACCTTCCAATCCGGAGCATGTCAAGCATTTATTTGGAAGTATGCAGGCCCTCATCGAGCAAGAAGGGGAAGCTCAGGTATTGATTGCTGGACGGCCTTTTGTCATTCAACGACATTTCCTTCGGGACCTCGAATCACATGACGTAGCTGCTACCCTTACCAAGTTGAAAAAATCGCTGCTGATTGTCCATTCACCGCAAGATCAGATTGTAGGAATCGACAATGCCCGAAAGATTTACGAAATGGCTCGGCATCCCAAAAGTTTTCTGTCTTTGGATGGAGGCGATCACTTGATGGGCAGGAAAGCAGATGCAGAATACGTGGGATCTGTAGTTGCTGCTTGGTCATCGAGGTACCTCGAATTGGCGGACTCGGACCCTGTGCTCACAGATCAACAGGCAGTTGCCAGAATAGGAAAGACGGGGTACACGACCGAAATCAGGATGGGAAGCCATACGTTGTGGGCAGACGAACCCAAGTCTGTAGGAGGAGATGATTTGGGGCCATCTCCGTATGATCTATTGCTGGCTGCTTTGGGAGCTTGTACGGGGATGACCCTGAGGATGTATGCGGATCGAAAGAAATGGCCCTTGGAGGAAGTGGTAGTCCACCTGAATCATGAAAAACGCTACCCAGAGGATATGGCCCTTTCGGAAGAGCGACCGCAGAAGTTGGACCATATATTCAAGCGGCTGGAATTTTTGGGGGATTTGTCTGACGAGCAGCGGGCTAGATTGAAGGAAATTGCTGAAAGATGCCCTGTCAATCGGACCCTTAATCAACCCGTGGTCATCGATAGTGAACTCGGTGGGGATCAGGAAGGATAA
- a CDS encoding glycosyltransferase family 2 protein — protein MLSVVIPAYNEAATIHLILDKVRQVNLDGQLTKEIIVVDDASQDGTLEALNSYQQQHPDFPMTVVAHEHNQGKGAALRTGFQSATGEYVIVQDADLEYDPREYNLLLQPLLEGHADVVYGSRFMGGKPHRVLFFWHSIGNYILTFLSNMFTGLNLTDMETCYKLFKREIIQSVQLRENRFGFEPEVTAKIARIPKVRIYEVGISYYGRTYDEGKKIGWKDGFRAIYCIFKYKFFSR, from the coding sequence ATGCTCTCCGTTGTGATTCCCGCCTACAATGAAGCGGCCACCATTCACCTCATTCTCGATAAAGTCAGACAGGTGAATCTAGACGGCCAACTTACCAAGGAAATCATCGTGGTGGATGACGCCTCGCAAGATGGCACACTCGAAGCACTCAATTCCTACCAGCAACAGCATCCGGACTTTCCCATGACTGTCGTCGCCCATGAACACAATCAAGGCAAAGGCGCAGCCCTACGGACAGGATTTCAATCTGCCACCGGTGAGTATGTGATCGTCCAAGATGCGGATTTGGAGTACGATCCTCGGGAATACAACCTCCTACTTCAACCGCTGCTGGAGGGCCATGCTGATGTGGTGTATGGCTCCAGATTCATGGGAGGAAAGCCTCATCGAGTCTTGTTTTTTTGGCACTCCATCGGCAATTACATCTTGACTTTCCTCTCCAATATGTTCACGGGACTCAATCTCACGGACATGGAGACCTGTTACAAGCTCTTCAAGCGTGAGATTATCCAGAGCGTCCAACTTCGCGAAAACCGCTTTGGCTTCGAGCCGGAAGTCACTGCCAAAATTGCCCGAATTCCTAAGGTTCGGATTTACGAGGTGGGCATTTCCTACTATGGCCGTACCTACGATGAAGGCAAAAAGATCGGCTGGAAAGATGGCTTCAGAGCCATTTATTGCATTTTCAAGTACAAATTCTTTTCCCGCTGA